The Calliphora vicina chromosome 3, idCalVici1.1, whole genome shotgun sequence genome contains a region encoding:
- the LOC135955628 gene encoding uncharacterized protein LOC135955628 translates to MATPDINIIVENLSSSASTNISNLKCSPERSYSDNISRSSSFPTATPDASPKKFTSVKLIPAVNSDGEILSSASTTNVSDSKCSPEHKYSDNISSSSSSPTATPDASPKKITSVKLIPAVNNDGENLSSASTTNVSDSKCSPEHKNSDNISSSSSSHMATPDVYNVGENLFSAVSTPIVSESKCLPVCTFSDKISSSSSSHTATHDFGENLFSAVSTSIVSDSKCSSERKYSDSIYSSSPSATPDVSPRKISSVKLIRAFNNAGENLTYLSLSPTATDESSLSSAVLTPNVRTYIF, encoded by the coding sequence ATGGCAACACCAGATATCAATATTATCGTCGAAAATTTGTCGTCCTCAGCATCAACAaacatttctaatttaaaatgctCACCAGAACGTTCATATTCTGACAACATTTCCAGATCGTCCTCGTTCCCTACGGCAACACCAGACGCATCTCCAAAAAAGTTTACATCAGTGAAACTTATACCCGCGGTCAATAGTGACGGTGAAATTTTGTCCTCAGCATCAACAACAAACGTTTCTGATTCCAAATGCTCACCAGAACATAAATATTCTGACAACATTTCCAGTTCGTCCTCGTCCCCTACGGCAACACCAGACGCATCTCCAAAAAAGATTACATCAGTGAAACTTATACCCGCGGTCAATAATGACGGTGAAAATTTGTCCTCAGCATCAACAACAAACGTTTCTGATTCCAAATGCTCACCAGAACATAAAAATTCTGACAACATTTCCAGTTCGTCCTCTTCCCATATGGCAACACCAGATGTCTATAATGTCGGTGAAAATTTGTTCTCTGCAGTATCAACACCAATCGTATCTGAATCCAAATGCTTACCAGTGTGTACATTTTCTGACAAGATTTCCAGTTCGTCCTCGTCCCATACGGCAACACACGATTTCGGTGAAAATTTGTTCTCCGCAGTATCAACATCAATCGTTTCTGACTCCAAATGCTCATCAGAGCGTAAATATTCTGATAGTATTTACAGCTCGTCCCCTTCGGCAACACCAGATGTATCACCAAGAAAGATTTCATCAGTGAAACTTATAAGGGCTTTCAATAATGCCGGTGAAAATTTGACCTATTTGTCCTTGTCACCTACAGCTACAGATGAATCAAGTTTATCCTCCGCAGTATTAACACCTAACGTACGTACATATATATTCTGA